The Spirochaetota bacterium DNA window TTTAGGGCATTTATCTCCCTCATCAGCAATAGTGATATCCCCCTCATCCTTTATCTCAAAATCTCTGCCATGATTTACTCCTATATAATGCTTATCCCTTTGATTCGCGCCAGTGATAGCATTTCCTATATTCTTAATGGATATATCAAAGATAGTTCTCAGATTAAAATCATTAACAGGACCGGCAAAGCCAACAGGCGCGGATGTTACTGCTTCTACTATAGGGTCCGGCGCAATGCTGAGTTCAGTTGCGCCAATATAATTTTTAAGCTTAAGCTCATTCACTTCCCTACTGCCTGGTACAACCGCCATTACTGGCTCATCATCTGCAACATATATAATGCTCTTTAGAAATCTATCAGGGGAACAACTGAAGAAAGAAACCAGTTGATCGATCGTCTTCACATTAGGTGTGTCTACAATCTGTAATTCCTCAGGATTTATATCCCCTGTATTATTGTCAGCCCTCATGTATTCCGCCCTCTCTTGATTGGCCTGATATCCACAGGAATTACATATGATGATCACCTCCTCCCCTATATCCGATGCGACCATAAATTCTTCGGAATCGCTGCCACCCATTGAGCCTGTATCCGCCTCAACTGGGATGGTTGAGAGACCGCATCTTTTAAATATATTTCGATAGGTTTTCCTCATCGCCTGATAGGACGCCTCAAGCCTGTTTTCAGTCATATCAAAGGAATAAGCATCCTTCATGATAAATTCTTTACTCCTCATCACTCCGAATCTAGGCCTTATTTCATCTCGGAATTTTGTATTTATTTGATACACAGTTAATGGAAGATCACGGTATGATGAAATCAAGGAACGAACAACGCTAGTAAAAGCCTCTTCATGAGTTGGTGCCATGGCATACTCCATCTCGTTTCTGTCTTTAATCCTTATCATCTCAGGGCCCATGACACTCCATCGGCCAGACTCTTTCCATAAGTCTGCGTTCGTTAATTCCGGCATCAAGAACTCTAAAGCTCCGGACCTGTTCATCTCCTCTCTTATTATTTGAATTATTTTATGTAACACGCGTAGCCCAAGTGGGAGATATATATACATCCCGGCAGATTCCTTCCGTATTAAACCAGCCCTTATCATAAGCCTGTGACTTATTACGACCGCATCGGAGGGGTCTTCCT harbors:
- a CDS encoding proline--tRNA ligase, which translates into the protein MRLSKYILPTLKEDPSDAVVISHRLMIRAGLIRKESAGMYIYLPLGLRVLHKIIQIIREEMNRSGALEFLMPELTNADLWKESGRWSVMGPEMIRIKDRNEMEYAMAPTHEEAFTSVVRSLISSYRDLPLTVYQINTKFRDEIRPRFGVMRSKEFIMKDAYSFDMTENRLEASYQAMRKTYRNIFKRCGLSTIPVEADTGSMGGSDSEEFMVASDIGEEVIIICNSCGYQANQERAEYMRADNNTGDINPEELQIVDTPNVKTIDQLVSFFSCSPDRFLKSIIYVADDEPVMAVVPGSREVNELKLKNYIGATELSIAPDPIVEAVTSAPVGFAGPVNDFNLRTIFDISIKNIGNAITGANQRDKHYIGVNHGRDFEIKDEGDITIADEGDKCPKCKKPMISKKGIEVGHIFKLGYKYTESMNVTVLDEEGRALHPIMGCYGIGVNRTMAAIIDQHHDDKGIMWPISVAPFHLHLIGIFKNDEEKQMVDEIYSNIDDLGIDVLYDDRKVSPGYKFADADLVGIPVRVTIGKGYFKNGEIEVKARNSNDVKRLVKNEFIGFLEDLKKIIEDGDVSMQEMLEKML